The DNA region AGAATCTGGCGCCGGCTCCCATGTCTTGTTCCCGAGGAAACTGTAACAGCCAACAGCCCCATTCGAGTCATAGAGTGTGGTGTCTGGAATCTTTTGTTAGTAAAGTCAACTGGCGTCACTTGTGACAGAAGACGCTTACTCAAGTCGAGCGTTGAGTTAGTGTGCCCGCCGTTCATATCCCAGCACAAACAACTCAAATGCAGCGACTTGTCATGAATAAAGGTACAGTTCTCGCATGATCCGGAGTAGTTCCCACTGTCCTCGAGTTAGGGAGACTGCTTTCTTGGAGGGGACCAAGAGACGTTTCACTCACTTCTCATATACTACAAGCTGTCCAGCATTGTTTCCCGCGCAATGATCCAAGTCCAGCCTGACGTGACGTGTTATCAGTATGCCTCTCTTTTGGAGCCACCAGAGAGAGGGACGAGCACTCACATGCTGTAATTGAATCCGTAAATATCAACATCGTCGTTGAGACAATAGACACCAATCCAGTGATGTTTGTCGGTCAGGTTGGCGCCTGCATAGGCGCAGTCATGGGTGAAGCCACCTTCGCCCGAGGTCAACAAGGGGAACACGAggcccagaagaagaacggTGGCGGTCAAAACGGGACACGCGGAGAAGGTGCCCATGTTGTCAGATGCTGAGGCCGCTCCGGTGCTTTTGAACCTCTGACGACGCGATGGTATAAGTCGAGGTGGGTTGGCAGACCTCTGCAGGAGCTTGGGGGCCACTCGCTCTGGTGACGGCAAGTGTAAACAATGAGGAGGTAGATGAGAGCAAAAGGGCAGATACTAGCACGAGAAATATCTTGAAATAGCCACGGTGTCGAAACTAAAATGCCTGGCCGGCCCCAACGAAACCACCTACTCGGATAAATcaaggaagatggagacTTACAAAGTGGTGGGCAGCATGGTTCATGATCGAAAATGGAAAGAGCAACTCCCCCAGGGACAGGCACTCTACACAAGCTCAATATCCACCCACGTCACGACCCAGGGAGCTGAGATTAGCTGGGCCAGCTCGGTGTTACGGAAAAGCCCGCAAACATACTAGATCAAACACAGGACCGGAAGCCATGGACCTTCTTTGACCTCATGCTTCCAAGTTCCTACTGCAGTCGTCAACAAACCATCTCTCGTCCTTCATCCCGCTCCTTCCCAGATCATCGTTACGGACGAATACTCCGGCCCGGACCTCTTGATAACCGACGACTACCTGCAAGAGCTCTGAAGCAAGCCAAGTGCTTTCCTGATTTGGCCGACCAGGGGTCCTGCCATCGACGGTCTTTGTCCCCAATGTCTCTCAAAGGTTTCTGTGGGATATTGATAGGTAGGCAAAGCTGACCAAGAGGCGGAGAGCCTCACTTCCACTGCAGCATCCAGGGTCTTCCACGAGACATTCTTGACATCTGCAACACCGCTGGAGCAGCACAGCAGAAAAGCCGAGCCCGTTTGCTGCACGTTGTACCGACTTCTTGCACTACACATGATCTGCATGGATATCGGCGTGATGTCCATATTTGTGAAATCGGTTGTTTTCATACTTCATAATTTACGAGTATGAAATATTTATCTAGAATAGGAAGAGTACGGCCTGAGGATCAACATGGTACATTACATGAGGGCTTGATGTACTATATCAAAATGTATAAGCTACGTATCTTGTTCATGAAGGTGCCTGCTGCATAGCTCCTGCTGAAGATTCCGAGTTCAGTATCACCAGACTCCCATTATCATTATACCCAACCCGGCCCTCGTCCACTGCTCTTCGCAACTCCTCACGAAGAGGCTCTCGATCACCCGTTACCGggtcccattcccatccttcccgcATCCTGCAACCAAGCTCAAGTCAGCAAAACTGTTCAGGTCGGGCCTCACTAGGGAACTGCCCTCTTTCCTACCCGTGTGTGACACAGAACCCCCAGGTCACAAATAACACAGGAAAACAAGAGAAGGAATAAAGTATAACGTACCACATCCATCTCAAACAAGCTCTCAGCTCCTTATCCTTGGGTAGCACCCTCATCCACTCCGGCTGGAACCCTTCCCCTCGtccccccttcccagtcCAATCGTCCGCCCGACCGAGTAGCTCATCCCTACAAAATATCCTCCACGAGTCCAACGTATACGCACCCTGCGTCAAATGCCCAATCTCCCAAGCCTGCCCTATCGCCCGTTCCCTTCTATCCTTTACCATATCCATCACATCaagcccccctccaccatccccattAAAATTACCATTGTCAAATTCCTCGGCTCCAAAAACCTCCCCAGCTGTCACATTCTTACCATCCTCGACCGAAGGATAGTTCCTCACCCCATACCTTCTCTCCCTTACCGGCGGGTTctccacaaacccccttGCATACTTTTGTATGATGGCATACCTGTGCTCCGACAACCCCAGCGGCTTGAtcaactccaccacctcatTCTTATTCTTCTCCTTTGCCAACTCTTCCGGCGTCGGAAACCGTCTGACCAACTCCCAAAACATGGGGATGGCGATCCTC from Podospora pseudoanserina strain CBS 124.78 chromosome 1, whole genome shotgun sequence includes:
- a CDS encoding hypothetical protein (EggNog:ENOG503PI6S; COG:S) translates to MGTFSACPVLTATVLLLGLVFPLLTSGEGGFTHDCAYAGANLTDKHHWIGVYCLNDDVDIYGFNYSMLDLDHCAGNNAGQLVVYENGNYSGSCENCTFIHDKSLHLSCLCWDMNGGHTNSTLDLNTTLYDSNGAVGCYSFLGNKTWEPAPDS